The DNA segment GGGGATGTAAGATGCAAGGAAGAATGGATTAAAGTTCTAtcaaacccaaaacaaaaaaaagtagtaGAAATAAATTATTCTTTGCTCCTGAGCGTCACAGAGTGGGATTATCAACCTGTGACAAATGTTCCAAATGTTTATTTCAATTCTCTGTGAGAAAAACTTGGTCGGTGGGTCGAGCTTCCAGAAACACTCACTGAGCCCCTGGTATTGCTGTTTGAATTGTTGCCGCCGAATGGGAttgaactttttgtttttgtggaattCTTTAGGTTAATCTCaattgttaaataaaaaaaaaaatctgaattttgatgaaaaataatCCCTTCTATATTTGTGTGGAAAGAAACTGTCTGGAGCTAAACTGCTTCCTTTCTTGTCATCCTGCAGCCATCGATGAGTACAAGCCTCAAGATGCGACCACTAACCCGTCCCTCATCCTGGCCGCCGCCAAGATGCCGGCTTACCAGCAGCTGTTGGACCAGGCCATTAAATATGGCATTGCTAAAGGCGGGTAAGAGGCTATGCATAAATGGTGAAATCAGTCTTTAGTTGTCCATCTGGAGGATCACAGCAGAGGACGCACCTGAATATAAATAACAATAAGGGGAAAGTTTGCTCACAGTATGACTgatattggggtttttttccagtttgatcATTCTGAAGTGCTTTAACATTAAACTGCTTTCAGACTAATAAAAGAccaatttcttattttttcctggtttttctctttttttttttttttttttttttaagttgcacATATTGTATGTTGTTCATTAACCCGCTGGTTTCTGCCTCTTCCCTTTTCTTGATTAATTTAAAGTGAACAGTATTTTATGTTTGGGACCATGACCAAAAATCAACCATTCATTCATCATAATATGAATTTTTTCAAATATACTTAGTGACTGAACTGCAATGATTTATCTTCTCCTGCTCTGCATATCAACATATTTGGCCTGTTAGATCGAGGGCTGTTATTGAAGGAACTGTTGACGTATTTAACTGAATTGCTTCATAGTTACGCAACGATATATGGTGTcaacacaaagcacaaaaaaaagactAGAAATTAGTCGGCTGGTCCGCTGCATCTGAACTCCTACTGGTGGAAACAGTAGACATGCATGTGATGAACATGAGTTACATCTAGTCAAAACTAGATCAAAAAAGagaattctgtttttttgcccccccccctttttgtttttttaacctccaATAGGGGGGCATGTGATATTAAGGCTATTGTTTTTTTAGCAAGCTGCAGGGCCACAACTACCAAATGGGTGGAGGCGCCATACTGAACCAGTCCACTTGGGGGCGCAATACTTCAGTAGAGTGAAAGTCTTAACTGCAGTAGAACTCTAACTGGAAAAACTGTCAGCAACATTACTGCTAGTGAAGAGATGCAGCTTTGGAAAATACctttctattatttttttctttaactagCAGAAATGCTATTAGCATCAAATTGTTTATGAAGTCATGTCTGCAGAAATCCTGTCTTCTGTGAAGTGACAGGCCTTTGTCACTAACAAGAACATCTGTGAACTGAAGTGTCTgccctgtgtgtttctgtccagaactgaagaggagcaggtggCCAACACCATGGACAAGCTGTTTGTGAGCTTCGGGCTGGAGATCCTGAAGAAGGTACCTGGCAGAGTCTCCACTGAGGTGGACGCCAGGTAAAGTCCAAGTGGATGGATGATCGTGCTCACAGTCGTCACATGTTTAAACCGACAGAGCGACGCGCCGGCTGGCCCGCCAATGCGGGGCGTCTCTGAACTGTTGCTCTTCTTGTCTCTCCAGGCTGTCTTTTCATAAAGATGAGATGGTTGCTAAAGCCCTGAAGCTCATTGCTCTGTACGAGGAAGCTGGCATCAGCAAGGAGCGCGTTCTCATCAAGCTGTCGTCAACCTGGGAAGGAATCCAGGCCGGCAAGTGAGTCGTCTAACCTTCAGTCAGCATGTCTGCGTTTTCAGGCTGCTATCGAACAAACTGTACTGTACTGCAGTCCTACTGACTGTTTTCTACCATTACTTACAATCTAAGATGTAAATAGTCACTTTGATGTGACTTTAATATACACAATGGTATTTGAGCAGTTAAACTATCTTGATTTGATGAGTGAATTGCCTTGGGTGATAAATACGTGGCTGTACTTTTGGTCTTCGATGAATGAGCGTGTCCCTCTCCAtcgcctcctcctcagcagcagtatgaattttttttttccctcctgcagggagctggaggagaagcacgGCGTCCACTGCAACATGACGCTGCTCTTCTCCTTCGCCCAGGCCGTGGCCTGCGCCGAAGCCAAAGTCACGCTCATCTCGCCCTTCGTGGGCCGCATCCTCGACTGGTACAAGGAGAATACGGACCGCAAAAGCTACGAGCCCCATGAAGACCCAGGTAACCAAGcaagactggaaaaaaacacaacggCAATGAATTTTCATCTTTCGCTTTTTACTAACTGTCCAACAAACTGTACACGTTTGTCGTGAGCGTGCATTTGTGGCATGAGCAGTCTAAATCTTTCTTTCACCCGTCCTCCTGCAGGCGTTATCAGCGTGACCAAGATTTACAACTACTACAAGAAGTTCGGCTACGGCACGGTGGTGATGGGCGCCTCCTTCAGGAACACGGGGGAAGTGAAGGCGCTGGCCGGCTGCGACCTGCTCACCATCTCCCCCGGTCTGCTGGCGGAGCTCAGCAGCGACCACAGCAACGTCCCCCAGATGCTCAGCGCAGAGAAAGGTAGGACGGCATGGCGCGAAGGCATCGCTGGTTCAGGTACAGTGAGAGAGAAGCTTTAAAACTCTACCGCCGTTGGACATTCTTGTTTTTGACGAGCTGTCAGGAACCTGAATGAGTTTATCTGCTGAGCCGCTGGCTCCGAAACGATGACGCACAACAAGGAGATGGAGTTGTAGTTTTTAAAATATGACTCTGATTTAATCTGTCTGCTTCTATACAAGGTCACAGGTCAGTTCAGTAACTCGTAAAGACCAGATCAGCCTTCTGCTGGAGATTTCTTtacattgtttttcttgttttcaatgTAAAGTCATCAGTTGAGTCAACAAGCTGAAAATTGGAAGTGTTTCTGCTGAAGGAAAGAAGCCGATATGAGAAACACTCCATGCAGAGGCCAAGCCAATGCTTGAAGCCCCGAGATGCTCCACCAGGACCCTAATCGACGTGCCGGCTGCCGCTGTGTCGGATGAATTAAAGTCCGATTTTCCAATTAAACACCTTTTTTCTTCGTTTTACATTCACATATCAGTGTCTGGTGCTCATTTTTCCAATTCATCCAACATGAACCTGCTACAGAGGCCAAACACTGTTCTCTCCTTCCGGGTGGAATTCCTGAGCCAAACAAAGTTTCCTGTATATAGTCTATCAGGCAATCACCTCGTGATCCTCAACACGTCCaccagaaatgaagaaatgtacTTTCTGCTCCTACACGACAAGAAAAACACTCATGTCGAGGTTGAAAAGGCTCCGGGAAATATTTGGACTCCCTTACTACTGTATTCAGTTTGGAAACCTGAAGTATTTCCATTAAGATTTCACTTGATCTGGCGTCGTCTGACTTTaccttctgctttctgtctccCTGAAGCTTTAATTTGAAGTTCAGAATGTTTTCTTAACTAGAATTATTCCGTCAGTCTTCACTCACGGCAGCTTTCAGACCTCGAGTGCAGCTCGGAGAGCGTCTCAGGTGACTGACGACAACCCTGAAAGGAACGTATTTGCACTTTGCTCATGTATGAGTGCACGTCAATATCCCAGTGAATTAACATTATAAAAAAACGAGAAAAGGGTTGAAAGGCTCCCCTTTGGCCCAAGTTTGGAGTTAATCTCTTGAATCTCACTCCCAATGTGAGCGAGGCAGCAGCTCCTGATCTGAAAACGTTCGTCGTGTTCAGTTTTGATCCccatggagacagaaataaCTCGACCAGCGTAGACTTTACAACTTTGACACGTGATCGGCCTCTTCTGCGTTAGCTTTTAATCAGACGCTGGTGAGTAGCTGAAGcctcatttcattattttaaagctTCCCCAGTTTATGTTAAGGCtgcattactattgcaacagcacatcatcagtagggtaaaactaacctgtcttaAGATGATCTAATCCCAGCTTGGAAATAAAAGCTGATTGGTTTGAGGGGAAACATGGGGatgattgtttttctgtcatcatgacgtctctctctgcttcttctcGGGCCTCCGCCATCTGCTCTCACAGCCAAGTCCTGTAAGCTGGAGAAGGTCCACCTGGACGAGAAGTCTTTCCGCTGGGAGCACAACGAGGACCGCATGGCCGTGGAGAAGCTGTCGGACGGCATCCGCAAGTTCGCCGCCGACGCCATCAAGCTGGAGACCATGATCAAAGTAAAATAACGCTCTGCTATTCAAGTTCTGCACgagggaattgaacctgcacaAACTGGGCAAGAGGCTCCGCTCGCAGGGACTCGTTTCCCTGTCGACTAGTTTTCAAAAACGGTCCCAGAAGGAGCGAGAAGTTTGCACCGTCACATTTAACTTGGATACTTTCAGGCTctgttcacacatttttaaataaaaacatgagttTTGTGCTTTCACTTCAGAAAAATTTGGCTTACAGACGATATTTGCAACGATGTTTGTTTACGTAGAAACAGAGATGCTGTACTTCTATAAAACACTGACGTTTCATTAAACGTATTGCAGCCATCATGGAAATAAACCCCAAAATCCTCTGTTCattcacattttcctttttatcaAGGTAGTTTACCCATGTGAGAAGCCCTGTTCTTTTCTCTAGGAGCCTAGAAATTGAGCCTTGAACAGATGATGATACATCTTCAGATGAAATTTCTGATGTAGAACTACGTTTATGAATTAAAGCTTAAACAGTGAGTGAATCTGCCTGAGAAACATGAAACCTGGTCCAACGTGAAGGCAGCAAAAGCAACACAAACTTTCTTTATGCAaacaatgggccattttcacagctccaccacttcctgaaaatagctgtgcacattcatttcctgtcttgcattattggccaaaatgattaatccaggtgtgtcttgttgcagcagtctaaaccagacacacctggattaatcagtttggccaataatgcaagacaggaaatgaatgtgcacagctattttcaggaagtggtgaagctgtgaaaataccccattatAACTAAACGTACATGACATTATGTGATTGAATAGATTTATTccttcacagcttcactgaaaAAGATGTTCCTCACTGAAATATTACTCTGAAGCTGGTTTACTTTAATAAtctaaaatgtgtgaaatgtctCAGTAGATCATTTACAGAAATGATTTGAGATGCTAATTTAGTAAATTGGTCTCAGTCTTAAAGGGAATTTTGTTTCCTGTTCAGATATTTTTCTTGGTGACCATGAGTAACCAATCAaacgtgttgctgctgtttttctttgtaacaGGAGAAAATGCTCAGTGTGAAAAACGGACAGTAGTGGGGAAAGTGTGGCGTCTCCGGCCGTCTGACAGAGGAGCGTTCAGGAGCTGCACTGGATTTCTACGTACCCCCACCAAGGAGAGAAGCTCCCCTGAAAACACCTCGAggccttttcctcctcctcctctgaccaaaCGGGGAGCTCCTTCCTCTCAGGACCGATGGTTCATCTGACCAAACTCATGATTTGTGCTTCAGCTGGTGTGGGTTgttcatgaaatatttaaatttggGCTGGGGGAGAAAACTGCAAAGTATTGAAGAGAATAGTTTGATACTGTAAAGGACCAAGGACACGaccacagatttatttttgttttgcccTCAAAATCTTGCTCTTTCAATAAATAAACTCATCAGTCTTAACACTTGtattggtttggttttttttaactgcaacATAAAATTGATGTAAACccacaaatacaaaatattgaaattatTGCTATATCCATGATCTCAGCCTGAAAATATGAAAGCTCTGCAGACACAAGACCCTTCTCATATTAAAAAGACcatttgtttgcatgtgttgTCTTGTTTTAGTCATTTGTCCTTGTGTGGCTTAGTCGGTCCCTGTGGagtttattgaataaaaatcatAGGGTCTGGGACGCAAAACAGCCTGCAAGTCTATACTGAGGGCCTTGAAAGCCCTCGTTAAAGTTCTGTCTGCAGAAGAGCAAGAGGTGGTGAAAACGGACATTCATCAGAGGTGTCAGTTGTCAGGCAGGTACAGGTGTTCAAAACAGTTGCCCCTCATGGAGCCCTTGCTGTGGGGCTACGGGAGCCCAGGTGGCTCAAACTGAGATCACCGGGTTAGCGAGGTGGCAGGCATTGTTAAAAAGTAGTGGATCCTTTCCGTGACCACACCTGAAGAAATGAGATGTTCATGTTTCAATGCTCTGACATCCAGTCCTACCTGCAGTACTGAAGTATTTGCCAAACTCTGGGTGTTAATGTGACGTTCTGTCTTGTGCAACAGCTGCATTGGTAATGAAACGCATAAACTGTGTTCGACCTCAGGTGTACCACACTATcgtgattcattcattcacagtaTCGTGATCTCCCTGGAAAATTCATTTCAGCCATTGTACTGTacattaatgcatttttttctatatttttttcattacgATCCCACTTAAAAATCTGTCTCTGTTAGTCTAAACATGAGGGAGTTTAAATATTTGATGCAGTGCAGCTCCTGTTTTTCAACTCTTCTAGTGTAGTATCTTTTACATGAAGGATTAAATAAGGGTCTATACTTATTTTATAGGCAGTGACAAAACTTTGGCCTTTAAGGACAGAAGCTCCGGACGTGTTGGGAGTTTTCTTAATGagcttcatttttgttttacaggTTATCTCCATCACTTTCTGAAGAAATTTCAGCTTCAGTAGAGTAAAAACAGGGTTGTTGTCATTTACCTATAGAAGTCATTTCTATTGTCTTTCTTGCTTTTTTACTTTATATAAAGTTTTTACCGTCAATTTTCTATAAATCCGGGACTTACATAGGAATTGCAGTTTACATGTTTACATATTTGTGTAATTACGTTTGCAGTAAATGTAAGTGACGAAGGATTATCTGAGATTAAGAGAAACCAGTATGAGTGTGCCGTGAGCCACAAAAGGATTGAGATCGGTGCTGCTGGAGGTTTTAAGGCCTTCCTCCCGATGTGCTGCATTGTAATTCCTCCCTGGTCGAACCAGTTTGTCTCcattctcttcctcttttttttttttttttttttttttttttttaaagctttgagaAAACTGAGTGACGACTTCAATCTGAACTTGAAGCTGGGATATAAAGAAGTTTCAGGTAAAAGGACTTTAACTGCTTCTCTTCATATAAGGTGTGTTGAATGAGTGTAGAGTTGCTTTAACAAGAACAAGAGAATGAATCTGATTGCAGAGTTTACATTCTCACGTGTGGAGTTTGTAACGGAATAAAACCAAACCTTTGGACTAAGGACAAGTTTGTAGGGTCGGACATCTTGTTATGCTTTTGAAGTTAATCCAGCGATGAATACTTTCCTTTAGTTAATATTTTCAGTGAGGTGGGAAAACTCCATAGGTGGGAAAACTCCATGGTTCCTATGGTTTCAGTTTTACCGTCCTGCGCGTTTTCTTCTATCACCAGGAATAACATGAAGCGTCAATCAAATATACATCTCTCTAAACTGATTATATATGTTCTGATTATGTTAGGTTTTTATACAAtcagaaaatgtatattttttttattaaaaatttcaaatttataaatcattttcattaaaacacatccTGTTTTATACACTGAGGGGTCAGTTAGCCTGTTAAAGTCTGTCAAACTGATCAAATGTTTGCATGTAGATCATTCTTCTTATGCTCTTCCTCctgaaaacttttttatttccctttaaAGATGTGGCTGCGTGTGATTCATTCCCTTCTTGTTCAAAATCAAAAGTAATCCAAGCAGTTGTCCAGTTCAAGAATGAGACTGAAAAGATCATAGATATTCATGCAAATCCACTTTACGATAAAAAAGAATCGTCCATTAGGGGAAAGAAATGCTGTTAATCTCTGGGGGTTCTGGCTGGCACGTGTAAGGTGTAGAGAATGTTTAGTAACCTACTGTAGTCTCCCAAAGACGTGGCTTAAATTATGTAATCCGTGTCAGCCTGTTAGAATCAGCTGATTTTGATGCACAGTCCTTCCTTTAAATGCTCTGAGAAAGGTGGAAATCAGGAGCATCCTCAATCCAGTACTTGACTTCCATGGTGATGAACTTTAGTAATACTTTGGCCAAAGCACAGGCAAGCTGATCAGGAACCGAGCAGATCAGTACTGATGGATATGATGCACTGCTTCAGCAAATGAAACATATATGAATAAATAGTTACTGATTGCTAATAAAACACCTGGACTGTGAGATgaaactgtttcctgtttcctgtgtgagCAGCTGAACTGGAAAACGTCTGACTGTGGAGTTAGAGATTTAACTTCAGGTGACGACCGTCCCTCTAAACTCAGAACATCTTCTCAATCATCAataaagaatattaaaaaattGTATTATGGAATCGAATAAAGAtggagaagaaataaaagataCTCAAAAGTAAAgtaataaaattaaagaaacagaaaagtgtgaaagtaaaatcaaaagaataaagaaaaaaaatcatacaaatGGAGAAAACCAAAAATGATGAATATTCCAAacaatgaaatggaaaaaataatatCAAAATTCAGGCTTGTGAATAAAACCAAAgtgaataaattaaatcaaatttaaaatgagcaaaaaatgaaacaatgatAAAAATTCAAACTAGTAAATCCATCCATACTTAGGAGGCCACACCCAGAGGaaaagggataaaaaaaaaatctaattattgAAAATTCAGAAAATCCtagataaaaaaataacttatCTAGATTTCAAGAAAACgaaaaaaataagcaaataaattaaatgGAGGAATAATAGAAATGTCAGAACTTGATCACCTTTTATAAAATGCATTgaacaaacaaactggaaatAATGTTATTATACTCTATTACACTAAAATCAAGTTGAAGATGGATTCACGGAacttgttttagttaaaatgtcatttaaaaaaaggcacTGCAGTGTTTCCCTTAACAAGCTgtcactgtgttttgtgttgttttgtaatAATGATAGTAATTAGATGAGCAATTACACAGATAATACCTGATCGTGGGAAAGCAAAGAAAGGGGCGTGAAACCGTTTACATTCCACAGTTTTCTGAATTAACTGATTGTAAAAATATGATCTGATCGACATGTCAGTCACAtagaaatgatgatgatgagtgaATATTTCCACTGAACATACAGGATGCTGACTTTAAAGGCTGTTCAAGCTGGTCAGTACATCTTCTTTCTGTCACAGTTGTTTCATCATTATAGGACTATATGTCAGTCTGAGTTCATGTTACTGCCGGACCTGCTCAGAGTCAGAAGATCTTTTTGATCAGATATGTTCAACGTACAGGGATTTTGTTCAGAAACCAAGTGAACTGGATGTACAGATGTATGAATACACTCTGATTTAAGTCATGTTTGCAGCTCTGACTCGTTTCCCTCTTCGTATTCGACCTCCAGTCGGACTGCGGAGCTGAGATGGTGAACAGGTCCGCcgtggtggtcctggtccagggaCTGTCTCTGCTCCTGTTCCACCCGGCGTGTGACGCCTCCTCTCTGGGGATGTCCGTCCACGTGGCGCCACTGGAGAGCACCGGAGGGAAAACGGTGGCAAACAGATTTCTGTCTtccaaaacatatttttgtctctttgttttcaaGCACAAATAATTCCCCCGAAGTCTGCAGTTGATGGAAAGcatagcaattttttttttttttttaagtttctctcttttctaTTCGCAGAAGCTGTTGCTCTGCTGACTTATTAACTACTTCAAGCTGTTAGCGTCCATTCCTCAGCGTTCAGGCTCGTTTCGGTCATAAAGCAGATTAAAGTTCTCATCCACCAAAAGcaacagacagaaaagaaatggcAAAGTAAATTGTGTCCTTCGCTCTTCAGAAATTGATTTTAGAAAACATCAGTGTGttatttggattttttgttTACCATTGGCTTGGTGCTTTGGCCCGATTTGAGCCTCTTGTGGGACAATTTTGGCctgcgggccttatgtttgacatcccaaTGCATGATTTAAAGATACAGTGCAGCATAAAATAACATCATGCTTTaatgaaaatacaacaaaaacacacattttaaatctcTAATAATTATCAATAAATAATCAATATTGATCTAACAGTTAAACTAGAattagggattttttttgttgttcactGTATCGAACATGAATTTATATTTTGAAGCAATAATCATTAT comes from the Salarias fasciatus chromosome 1, fSalaFa1.1, whole genome shotgun sequence genome and includes:
- the taldo1 gene encoding transaldolase, with protein sequence MSAESPDKRRKMESALSQLKKHTVVVADTGDFNAIDEYKPQDATTNPSLILAAAKMPAYQQLLDQAIKYGIAKGGTEEEQVANTMDKLFVSFGLEILKKVPGRVSTEVDARLSFHKDEMVAKALKLIALYEEAGISKERVLIKLSSTWEGIQAGKELEEKHGVHCNMTLLFSFAQAVACAEAKVTLISPFVGRILDWYKENTDRKSYEPHEDPGVISVTKIYNYYKKFGYGTVVMGASFRNTGEVKALAGCDLLTISPGLLAELSSDHSNVPQMLSAEKAKSCKLEKVHLDEKSFRWEHNEDRMAVEKLSDGIRKFAADAIKLETMIKEKMLSVKNGQ